Proteins encoded by one window of Mesorhizobium sp. INR15:
- a CDS encoding CDGSH iron-sulfur domain-containing protein, translating into MAGTVETDKIDVGFSGKRCIHSRNCVLGDPHVFVPNAPGEWIHPDAASVEKVVALAESCPSGAITYVRKDGGPQERPPVVNTVRLRENGPLAVHAEIVLGDETFFRATLCRCGLSQNKPFCDGAHTKAGFTATGEPALKDTPALEARDGPLTVTPTANGPLKLEGNVEIVTGTGHTVDRTRKTFLCRCGHSANKPFCDGSHKKVGFVG; encoded by the coding sequence ATGGCCGGCACGGTCGAAACTGACAAGATCGACGTCGGGTTTTCCGGCAAGCGCTGCATCCATTCGCGCAATTGCGTGCTGGGCGACCCGCATGTCTTCGTGCCCAACGCGCCGGGCGAGTGGATTCACCCCGACGCGGCCAGCGTCGAAAAAGTGGTGGCGCTCGCCGAAAGCTGTCCCTCCGGCGCCATCACCTATGTCAGGAAGGATGGCGGGCCGCAGGAAAGGCCGCCGGTGGTCAACACCGTGCGGCTGCGGGAAAATGGCCCGTTGGCCGTGCATGCCGAAATCGTGCTTGGCGACGAGACATTCTTCCGCGCCACGCTTTGCCGCTGCGGCCTGTCGCAAAACAAGCCGTTCTGCGATGGCGCGCACACCAAGGCCGGCTTCACCGCCACCGGCGAGCCGGCGCTGAAGGACACGCCGGCGCTGGAGGCGCGGGACGGGCCGCTGACGGTGACGCCAACGGCCAATGGCCCGCTCAAGCTGGAAGGCAATGTCGAGATCGTCACCGGCACCGGCCACACGGTCGACCGCACCAGAAAGACTTTCCTCTGCCGCTGCGGCCATTCCGCCAACAAGCCGTTCTGCGATGGTTCGCACAAGAAGGTGGGGTTTGTGGGGTAG